TAGCAACGGGCTTCGGCTCAAGGGCCCGGGTCAGGGCCTGAGTGCAGTGCGACGTACAAATCATTCAACAAGAGACTGGAGATTCTCAGATGCCGACCATCAAAACGCATTCTTCCACCAGGCGCTCCGTGCTGACAGGTGCGGGCAAGACAATGACCCTGGCCGGGGCGGCCATGGCGCTCAATGGGTTTTCTACGGCAGCCTATGCAGCGGATGATGCGTCGGTGGCGCAGGACGTCAGTATACTGAATGCTGCGATTGCGCTCGAGCATGAGGGCATCGCTGCCTACCAGATCGGTGCCACCAGCGGACTGCTTGATCCGGCGGTCGTCGAGATCGGGCTAACCTTCCAGGGCCATCACAAGGGGCATCGGGACATCCTTGTGTCGGCCGTACGTGACCTTGGTGGCGAGCCGGTTGCGGAAGAGTCTCTTGATGCCTATGCGGAA
The sequence above is drawn from the Pyruvatibacter mobilis genome and encodes:
- a CDS encoding ferritin-like domain-containing protein translates to MPTIKTHSSTRRSVLTGAGKTMTLAGAAMALNGFSTAAYAADDASVAQDVSILNAAIALEHEGIAAYQIGATSGLLDPAVVEIGLTFQGHHKGHRDILVSAVRDLGGEPVAEESLDAYAEQLGAGGLATQEDVLRLALKLERGAANAYLSLIPSLGADYHKVAAQMAGDEAFHAAILANALGEPLPADALIFG